CCTAACGCCTGCTAAGCTCCCGCGGACCAGCAACTGCACCAGTACACACAGCGTCGCCACTAGGAGGCCGCCCGGTCACCGCAGAGCCACCTAAGCCGGCTTCGCCAGCCGCACTTCCGGGCCCAGCAGCAGCGAACCGCTCCCCAGAAGCTCGTGcaccacacacacagcctcctttCACCGGTTCACGGGACACGAGCTAGCGGGTACGTATTTTCACTCATCTGCACTTCCAGCGTGGTTTTTGCTTACTTTTGGCTTACTTCTATGCCGAGGTAGTTTCGGCTAGGCCCAGACGGCTGCGCGCGACTGCTCCACGTAGGGCTGGGGACTGCAGCCTGCCGCCCTCAGGCCCACTCCGCGAGTATCCGACCTCCTCTTGCCGGCATCCCCCTCCCGGCTGCCTGCTGGTCACCACCCGCACCGATCACCGGCCGTCAGGGATCTCTTGGGCAGTGTCTCCGTGGGGCAGCTGGGATGAGCACCCTCACCGCTCTCGTGAGACCTCTGCTCCCAGGGCACGCCGCCATGCCCAGAGTCTACAGACACCGAAACTGGCAAGTCGGGCCCTCAGCACTAACCTCACAGAAGAAGAGCTTCAGGCCGAGAACACGGGCTCTGGAAGCACGGTGAAGCGAGCAGGCTGCTGTCCTCCTGGCCCGCCTTCCCAGCCCAGCGGGGCGGCCGCACAAGACGACGGAGACAAGCGCGGGCTGTACAGGTTTATTTTTCCAAAACCACGAGACATACAAGAGCAGTGCTTTCCCTGGGCAGCCCCACGGACCAGACCAGTTTCCACCTGTAGCCTAGAGGCTGCCGAAGGTCACGGCAGAAGGAAGAGGATCTGCGCCCTGTCTTTGGTAAACAGACTCTGGAAGTTGACAACTCGGACTTGGCCAATACCGCATTAACGTCACCGTGTGACCGCCATCTTCTCACCCATGCTTCCGATGACAAAAATGCCACAGTGGatgaaatgggggtggggggagaggtctTTCAGGTGAAACGAGACTTGCTGAGGTCACACCAATTTTCTACTTCACACAGAAGCACTCACACAGGGAGACCAAAGTCAAAAAGGAGGGCTCTCGACTCTGCAACAAGTCGAGGTCTAAGAAATAAGGCAGGAAGCAAGGCGAGGGAAAACAACTACGGAGACGTCTATGTGCTGGAGGTGTggcgggggggagaggcaggcaacAGGTGTGGCTGTTTCTTCCCCAACCTGCTGTCAAAAGGACATCAGATGGTCCCAGGTATTGCTGAAGGTGGGAACCCTGGAGCCAGATCTGGAAAGCCTGCTTGGGGCTGCCCAGGGCACTCACCCTTGACTCCAGAGCACTTAACACTGGTGGCGGTGATCTGTCACATATGGCAGCGAGCGGCCAGCGGAAGGTCGGAAGAGCAGAGACGTGAGGGGCGAGACACGTCCGCTCGGCAGAGCGCGGGCAGGCTGGCTGTGGCCCTGCAGGCCACGGCGGGTCCACTGGGCGACCAGGACAGGGCACTGGGCCACGCTGGCAGCTCTGACATGGGCGGAGAGAAGCACACCGCTTTAATGCGATGACGCAGGAGACGGATAATAAGGGAGAGACACTCATGTTCTCTGTACAATACATCCATTTACAGAATCGGCCAGTACTGTGTACAACATATAAATACATGATAAAACATTAGAGGTGCATAGAGCATACTTACAGAAGCCAAAAAGTTCACTTTATACATCCAAggataaagagttaaaaatataaaaataagaaacacacaCTGCTTTGAAATGTAAAATGACTTTCACATACACAGGTGCGTGGAGATGCCCACTCCCATCGAGTCCAAAGTGACAGGGAGGCTGTCAAGCAGAGGAATTCACCTGCCAAACATCTGGACATCTGCCTCACAAGGTCTACAGATGGCATTTTAAGAGGAAAGACAACCCTATGCCCGACCCCATTGTCCGAGCAAGTCTATTCAAGGTTCCAAAAGCTCCTGTGGGCCAGTGAAGTGTACCGAGACAGGAAAGTCCCAAATTTGCTTCGGCAACAGAACCAAAGGTCAAACTGGCTCCTGTCAACGGACAAATGACTGTGACCCTGAGGTCAGCAGGTGCTTGGGCCCCCTGGTGGGCACTGCTGGGAGTTACTTTAACCCTGTCCTGGCTTCCCCAGCCATCGGCTCCCCCAGAGGGAGTAGCGTAAGGGAagatggcagggagggggcagtggaAGACTGACATGCCTACTCAGTTCGGGTAGGTTAGTTCCCTTGATGGAGAACACAACCTTCTTTCTTCAGTTTCAAGTCCCTCTGGGTGTCGAGGCAGGCTCCCCACGCCACACCAGGCTCTGAGTTGCCAGGCAGGAAACCCTTCCAGCAGGCCCAGAAGAGGTGGTAAGTGACAGAGGGGCTTTAGCACTACAAATCTGAGGGAAGGGCAAGAGTGCTCTCGCCTGGAGAAACATAGTCTCTTAAATCAATGATATCCTGTATACAGATGTAAGATCAATCATTATCAAAATACGCACACTAAGTATACAACTTTTCCCATGGCCATAATTTATTATCTCACCACAAGGCACAATACACAGAGCTTTGAGGGTCCAATACAGTCATCGTGACAGAACGCGCCACAGCCCTGACACATGATCAtagctttcaggctgcacgcgcACTGCAGCGAGATGCTTTCCACCGTGCTGCTGTCAGTGAACATCTGCAAGGAGAGGGATGCGCTGTGGCTCGCACCGAAGTTTGCTTTGTGGCTCAGCTGCACCACACTCCCAGCAAGGCCTTTGGGAAAGGTGGGGGAGCTGGAGGAATAATTAAAGCTGGTGGAACTTAGCTGGAGTTTGGAAAGCTTCCCATAAAATGCCTGTTTGATATTGAGTtgggaggggatggaggaaggCTCCAGAGGCTGACCAGGCCCCTTCCCAGGCTCTCGGGGTAATTTCCAGAAGGGCAGGTCAAGGACAAAGGGCATCCCTTGCAAGTGATCCACCAGCTCCCGAGGACCAGGCCCAGTGGCGTTTCTGTTCTCGGCATTTGCCTTGAGAGGACCCCCCCCAAAAGTCTTCTCGCTCTTGATGCCAACAGAGGCAGGCGGTGGCTTTGGAGCCCAGTCTTCCCTGGCGGTCTGTACCCCACCAGACACAGAGTTTTTGCTTGGCCCCAACTTCCGACTGGGAAAACCAGGAGGGGCATCAGAGGGCAGTGGCGTTGGCTCCACGGGTCTGGGGCACTGAAGGGCTGCAGCCTCATTCCGGGGGCCAAAGAGCTTCTTCCCTTGGCCTCCAGCACTGTTCTGATTACCCAGGGCCCGACCTGTCTGATCGGGAGCCAAGGAGATCGCGTTTGAAGATGAGAAACAAGGGGCTCTCGAGGTAGTGAGATTTCCGGGACTTCTGCCTGGGGCAGCATTTGAATTACTGCACTGGGACACGTCACGGGCTTCCTTCTGATCTTCCGAACTAGCAGGAGAGAACCGCTCTTTGGAATCCACTTCTACTTTCCCAGAGGCAGCCGTCAGCTCTGTCCCTGGATAGAGGGAGTCTAGACTTGGGACTGTCTTGGAAATCTTCTGAGGTGCTCCAGGAGCCTGGGTGGGCTCCAGCCTGGCAAGACCAGTGCTTGCTTCAAGGCTTTCAGGTAGAAGAGGCTCCTTTGAAGCTCTTAAAGAACGGGAGCTGCTCTTGCCAACTGCGCAACTGTTTTCTGCCAAATCCTGCAAAGATCCCACTCCCAGGGAGCCGCCAAGGCTCTGCTCTTTCGTAAGCGGGAGGCGTGGGGATTCAGGTTTGCCGGTGACTTGGGCTGGAGGAAGAACCTTCTCTAGGGGCAAGGTACCCTGCAGCAACTGCATCACAAGTGGGTTAGTGGCCTCCACTGAGGACCCAGGCCTGCCCAGAGACATGAACCTCGGCTGGTACTCGGTGCTGGCCAGCAGCAGGGAATCGGGAACCTTTTGGGGGACTGCACATACACGAGACACCCAGCTCTGAGTAGCAGCCATGCTGTCTGTCCTTGTAACCAGACTCTGGTCACCGTTCACTTTGGAGAGTGAAGCAGAGTGGTTCCAACTGTGTTTCTCATCCGTGTCCACCACCAAGGCTCTCTTCACCACGGTGGCCTTACTGGGGTCAGCCTTGCTGTTGTCCTCAGACAGGTGGCCTTCATAGTCAGAAGCCGTGTCTGTGGACTCGCCATGAGGACTCAGGGCTTCAGAGTCTCCATTGATTTTCAACTTTCCACCTTCTACCGGTTTGCAGTCACTACCAGTGCCGTCATCAGCGCTCCCTCGAGGTGGCACTGTCCAGAGCAAAGGGAAGTGGTTAGGGTGGCCTAGCCCCTCCCCAGCTGTCAACTCCCCAGGTAACGCAGGAATGAGGGGGGCAGCTTTCTCCCACTCTTCCACGGCCTGGGGCTCAACAGATGGGACATGTTCCCTGGAGTCTGGTCCAGGCTGTCCCACTGCCTCATCCTTTGACAGGCCAGGCACCCAAGGAGCAGCACCATCAGAGACGAGGGCCTCAGTTGTCAAGTCTTCTTGTCTAGTAGCACTTTCCCTCGTGGGTGGGCATGAGTCACCAAGTCCTAATTCCTCATCACACAGTCTATCCTGCAGGCAACCAGCCAATGGTGATTCAGTGGGGGAACTAGGAGTCACATTCACAGGATCCTTCATGGTGGGGATACTGTCTCGCTCTAGAGCTTGGCCAGGTCCTCCTTCCAATACAACATCCCCCACTAGAGACTGCACAGGACAACCCTCTGGGGGAAGAGAGGGTCCTCGATCCTCATCATCGCTTTCCGAGGAAGTGGTACCAGACTCGTGTTCAGTTCTAACATCTAGATGCAACATACGCTGCTCAACTGATCTCTCTGGGGCTGGGGTTTGGGAGGACAGTGGGGGCAAAGCCTGGCACGGCTGGTCCCCGGTGGGAGCAACGGGGAGTTGGGAGGCATCTTCCAGCCCACTTGTGAGGACATCTGGAACCCTCTGCCGTGGGCAGCTCTCCTCCTTTCTGAGAACAATCAGGTCCTCTCTCCTGGCTCTGGACACGACAGTCCCAGCCTGGATATGCTCCCCATTCAGAGGACAAGGCGGCAGTAGTTGTGTTCGCTGTAGATCTGACGCACACTCTCCAGGGGTGCCCGGGGCTCCGCTGGGCTCAGGGTGGCCACAGgcctcaccaccatcaccactgccgCCGCCTCTGCCACCTCCCTCATCGGTGGCCCCGTCGCCACCTCCACCCGGGCCACCCCCCCCTCCGATGGCAGTGGTGGCCGCCTCTCGATGACAGTGGTGGCCTCTCGCCCCTCGGACTTGCAGAGCACGGGCTTTAATGTCTGCGAGGGTCCTGGCACCAGTCCAGCCCCGGCAGGAGGACTCCGTGATGGGGACGATGCGGGGACATATCTGGTAAGTGGGCTGACCTTTAACCACCCAGGGTGGTTTGATACGTGAAAGTTGAATCTGCAAGAGAAGAAttggaaaacagttttaattGACTGGGTGATCTGACCTAGGAACTGTACAGCTAAACCAAGATTTTAGTAGCTTAGGGGACACAGCCTCAAGAA
Above is a window of Halichoerus grypus chromosome 10, mHalGry1.hap1.1, whole genome shotgun sequence DNA encoding:
- the ASXL1 gene encoding polycomb group protein ASXL1 isoform X1, whose product is MKDKQKRKKERTWAEAARLVLENYSDAPMTPKQILQVIEAEGLKEMSGTSPLACLNAMLHSNSRGGEGLFYKLPGRISLFTLKKDALQWSRSPVAVEGEEPEDTADVESCGSNEASTVSGENDVSLDETSSNASCSAESQSRPLSNPRDSYRASSQANKQKKKTGVMLPRVVLTPLKVNGAHVESASGFSGRHADGESGSPSSSSSGSLALGSAATRGQAEVARDPAPLLRGFRKPATGQMKRNRGEEIDFETPGSILVNTNLRALINSRTFHALPAHFQQQLLFLLPEVDRQVGTDGLLRLSSSALNNEFFTHAAQSWRERLADGEFTHEMQVRIRQEMEKEKKVEQWKEKFFEDYYGQKLGLTKEESLHQKVGHEEADIKNDLHVPGESARPQRGPATRQRDGHFKKRSRPDLRTRARRNLYKKQEPEQAGVTKDTQSVAPDIPLYKDGEAESDSAEAGSPHLPDTASVAPEPESTEFLTQPVASRTQTDPGDLARASVSPDRIPSLPQEIADQEPKDQKRKSFEQAASASFPEKKPRLEDRQSFRNTIESVHAEKPQPTKEEPKVPPIRIQLSRIKPPWVVKGQPTYQICPRIVPITESSCRGWTGARTLADIKARALQVRGARGHHCHREAATTAIGGGGGPGGGGDGATDEGGGRGGGSGDGGEACGHPEPSGAPGTPGECASDLQRTQLLPPCPLNGEHIQAGTVVSRARREDLIVLRKEESCPRQRVPDVLTSGLEDASQLPVAPTGDQPCQALPPLSSQTPAPERSVEQRMLHLDVRTEHESGTTSSESDDEDRGPSLPPEGCPVQSLVGDVVLEGGPGQALERDSIPTMKDPVNVTPSSPTESPLAGCLQDRLCDEELGLGDSCPPTRESATRQEDLTTEALVSDGAAPWVPGLSKDEAVGQPGPDSREHVPSVEPQAVEEWEKAAPLIPALPGELTAGEGLGHPNHFPLLWTVPPRGSADDGTGSDCKPVEGGKLKINGDSEALSPHGESTDTASDYEGHLSEDNSKADPSKATVVKRALVVDTDEKHSWNHSASLSKVNGDQSLVTRTDSMAATQSWVSRVCAVPQKVPDSLLLASTEYQPRFMSLGRPGSSVEATNPLVMQLLQGTLPLEKVLPPAQVTGKPESPRLPLTKEQSLGGSLGVGSLQDLAENSCAVGKSSSRSLRASKEPLLPESLEASTGLARLEPTQAPGAPQKISKTVPSLDSLYPGTELTAASGKVEVDSKERFSPASSEDQKEARDVSQCSNSNAAPGRSPGNLTTSRAPCFSSSNAISLAPDQTGRALGNQNSAGGQGKKLFGPRNEAAALQCPRPVEPTPLPSDAPPGFPSRKLGPSKNSVSGGVQTAREDWAPKPPPASVGIKSEKTFGGGPLKANAENRNATGPGPRELVDHLQGMPFVLDLPFWKLPREPGKGPGQPLEPSSIPSQLNIKQAFYGKLSKLQLSSTSFNYSSSSPTFPKGLAGSVVQLSHKANFGASHSASLSLQMFTDSSTVESISLQCACSLKAMIMCQGCGAFCHDDCIGPSKLCVLCLVVR
- the ASXL1 gene encoding polycomb group protein ASXL1 isoform X3 produces the protein MKDKQKRKKERTWAEAARLVLENYSDAPMTPKQILQVIEAEGLKEMSGTSPLACLNAMLHSNSRGGEGLFYKLPGRISLFTLKKDALQWSRSPVAVEGEEPEDTADVESCGSNEASTVSGENDVSLDETSSNASCSAESQSRPLSNPRDSYRASSQANKQKKKTGVMLPRVVLTPLKVNGAHVESASGQMKRNRGEEIDFETPGSILVNTNLRALINSRTFHALPAHFQQQLLFLLPEVDRQVGTDGLLRLSSSALNNEFFTHAAQSWRERLADGEFTHEMQVRIRQEMEKEKKVEQWKEKFFEDYYGQKLGLTKEESLHQKVGHEEADIKNDLHVPGESARPQRGPATRQRDGHFKKRSRPDLRTRARRNLYKKQEPEQAGVTKDTQSVAPDIPLYKDGEAESDSAEAGSPHLPDTASVAPEPESTEFLTQPVASRTQTDPGDLARASVSPDRIPSLPQEIADQEPKDQKRKSFEQAASASFPEKKPRLEDRQSFRNTIESVHAEKPQPTKEEPKVPPIRIQLSRIKPPWVVKGQPTYQICPRIVPITESSCRGWTGARTLADIKARALQVRGARGHHCHREAATTAIGGGGGPGGGGDGATDEGGGRGGGSGDGGEACGHPEPSGAPGTPGECASDLQRTQLLPPCPLNGEHIQAGTVVSRARREDLIVLRKEESCPRQRVPDVLTSGLEDASQLPVAPTGDQPCQALPPLSSQTPAPERSVEQRMLHLDVRTEHESGTTSSESDDEDRGPSLPPEGCPVQSLVGDVVLEGGPGQALERDSIPTMKDPVNVTPSSPTESPLAGCLQDRLCDEELGLGDSCPPTRESATRQEDLTTEALVSDGAAPWVPGLSKDEAVGQPGPDSREHVPSVEPQAVEEWEKAAPLIPALPGELTAGEGLGHPNHFPLLWTVPPRGSADDGTGSDCKPVEGGKLKINGDSEALSPHGESTDTASDYEGHLSEDNSKADPSKATVVKRALVVDTDEKHSWNHSASLSKVNGDQSLVTRTDSMAATQSWVSRVCAVPQKVPDSLLLASTEYQPRFMSLGRPGSSVEATNPLVMQLLQGTLPLEKVLPPAQVTGKPESPRLPLTKEQSLGGSLGVGSLQDLAENSCAVGKSSSRSLRASKEPLLPESLEASTGLARLEPTQAPGAPQKISKTVPSLDSLYPGTELTAASGKVEVDSKERFSPASSEDQKEARDVSQCSNSNAAPGRSPGNLTTSRAPCFSSSNAISLAPDQTGRALGNQNSAGGQGKKLFGPRNEAAALQCPRPVEPTPLPSDAPPGFPSRKLGPSKNSVSGGVQTAREDWAPKPPPASVGIKSEKTFGGGPLKANAENRNATGPGPRELVDHLQGMPFVLDLPFWKLPREPGKGPGQPLEPSSIPSQLNIKQAFYGKLSKLQLSSTSFNYSSSSPTFPKGLAGSVVQLSHKANFGASHSASLSLQMFTDSSTVESISLQCACSLKAMIMCQGCGAFCHDDCIGPSKLCVLCLVVR
- the ASXL1 gene encoding polycomb group protein ASXL1 isoform X2; amino-acid sequence: MLLSALLLDHYTYRSGTSPLACLNAMLHSNSRGGEGLFYKLPGRISLFTLKKDALQWSRSPVAVEGEEPEDTADVESCGSNEASTVSGENDVSLDETSSNASCSAESQSRPLSNPRDSYRASSQANKQKKKTGVMLPRVVLTPLKVNGAHVESASGFSGRHADGESGSPSSSSSGSLALGSAATRGQAEVARDPAPLLRGFRKPATGQMKRNRGEEIDFETPGSILVNTNLRALINSRTFHALPAHFQQQLLFLLPEVDRQVGTDGLLRLSSSALNNEFFTHAAQSWRERLADGEFTHEMQVRIRQEMEKEKKVEQWKEKFFEDYYGQKLGLTKEESLHQKVGHEEADIKNDLHVPGESARPQRGPATRQRDGHFKKRSRPDLRTRARRNLYKKQEPEQAGVTKDTQSVAPDIPLYKDGEAESDSAEAGSPHLPDTASVAPEPESTEFLTQPVASRTQTDPGDLARASVSPDRIPSLPQEIADQEPKDQKRKSFEQAASASFPEKKPRLEDRQSFRNTIESVHAEKPQPTKEEPKVPPIRIQLSRIKPPWVVKGQPTYQICPRIVPITESSCRGWTGARTLADIKARALQVRGARGHHCHREAATTAIGGGGGPGGGGDGATDEGGGRGGGSGDGGEACGHPEPSGAPGTPGECASDLQRTQLLPPCPLNGEHIQAGTVVSRARREDLIVLRKEESCPRQRVPDVLTSGLEDASQLPVAPTGDQPCQALPPLSSQTPAPERSVEQRMLHLDVRTEHESGTTSSESDDEDRGPSLPPEGCPVQSLVGDVVLEGGPGQALERDSIPTMKDPVNVTPSSPTESPLAGCLQDRLCDEELGLGDSCPPTRESATRQEDLTTEALVSDGAAPWVPGLSKDEAVGQPGPDSREHVPSVEPQAVEEWEKAAPLIPALPGELTAGEGLGHPNHFPLLWTVPPRGSADDGTGSDCKPVEGGKLKINGDSEALSPHGESTDTASDYEGHLSEDNSKADPSKATVVKRALVVDTDEKHSWNHSASLSKVNGDQSLVTRTDSMAATQSWVSRVCAVPQKVPDSLLLASTEYQPRFMSLGRPGSSVEATNPLVMQLLQGTLPLEKVLPPAQVTGKPESPRLPLTKEQSLGGSLGVGSLQDLAENSCAVGKSSSRSLRASKEPLLPESLEASTGLARLEPTQAPGAPQKISKTVPSLDSLYPGTELTAASGKVEVDSKERFSPASSEDQKEARDVSQCSNSNAAPGRSPGNLTTSRAPCFSSSNAISLAPDQTGRALGNQNSAGGQGKKLFGPRNEAAALQCPRPVEPTPLPSDAPPGFPSRKLGPSKNSVSGGVQTAREDWAPKPPPASVGIKSEKTFGGGPLKANAENRNATGPGPRELVDHLQGMPFVLDLPFWKLPREPGKGPGQPLEPSSIPSQLNIKQAFYGKLSKLQLSSTSFNYSSSSPTFPKGLAGSVVQLSHKANFGASHSASLSLQMFTDSSTVESISLQCACSLKAMIMCQGCGAFCHDDCIGPSKLCVLCLVVR